The bacterium genome contains a region encoding:
- a CDS encoding zf-HC2 domain-containing protein, whose product MSPHVAERLSAYLDGALPASDLEHVQAHLEICAACGRAYDELRALRGLLRGLPDPAVPAGLAERIHWRLAREEADYRPSPWDAVRAWLPRPPVARPLRLALAGATALIVMGLPLGWVSGWFVPRGTSFDADAYVRDYLLLSSDRLTDDVTRTVIANTALPESTSSR is encoded by the coding sequence GTGAGCCCTCACGTGGCCGAGCGCCTCTCGGCGTACCTCGACGGGGCGCTGCCGGCGTCGGATCTGGAGCACGTCCAGGCGCATCTCGAGATCTGCGCGGCATGCGGGCGCGCGTACGACGAACTGCGCGCGCTGCGCGGGCTGCTGCGTGGTCTGCCGGACCCGGCCGTGCCGGCCGGATTGGCGGAGCGGATTCACTGGCGCCTCGCCCGTGAAGAGGCGGACTACCGGCCCTCGCCGTGGGACGCGGTGCGGGCGTGGCTGCCGCGGCCGCCGGTCGCCCGTCCGCTGCGGCTCGCGCTGGCCGGAGCGACGGCGCTGATCGTGATGGGCCTGCCGTTGGGATGGGTATCCGGATGGTTCGTTCCGCGCGGAACGTCGTTCGACGCCGACGCATATGTGCGCGACTATTTGCTGCTGTCGTCCGACCGCCTGACGGACGACGTGACCCGAACGGTGATCGCCAACACCGCGCTCCCGGAGTCCACGTCCTCGAGGTAA
- a CDS encoding sigma-E factor regulatory protein RseB domain-containing protein, with translation MTPRLRRRIAFLAACALLGALVPDRPAIGAPGDEPIQWLTAAALAPRRVSYLGTKTVTVWAQTVRASEVRVYHEAPGRTRLEYLAAGDQPERVVVISGGRQIEFVPGRPRYVEGPASQTDEDALTRQILPQVAANYDVHFAGAERVAGRPTRIVEIQGKLPGRPRLRLWIDAQTRLILRLERYGPAGALRETSAFLTVQLQPAFAPDLFTVAIPPGAQVVTRQPRQALTIEEISRRVGFIPQLPAYLPPGYRFVRSNVASIHGTPTATFVFTDGVATMTLFESRGPQVEGGPGQRVRVGTAEGTVQARGVATVLHWNANGISFTLVGDIAS, from the coding sequence ATGACCCCACGCCTGCGCCGCCGGATCGCCTTCCTGGCGGCCTGTGCCCTCTTGGGAGCGCTCGTGCCCGACCGCCCCGCGATCGGGGCGCCGGGCGACGAGCCGATTCAGTGGCTCACCGCCGCCGCACTGGCGCCGCGCCGCGTCAGCTACCTTGGGACGAAGACGGTCACCGTCTGGGCGCAGACGGTCCGCGCGTCCGAGGTGCGGGTGTACCATGAGGCCCCCGGCCGAACGCGGCTCGAATACCTGGCGGCCGGCGATCAACCCGAGCGCGTCGTCGTAATCTCCGGCGGCCGCCAGATCGAGTTCGTGCCCGGCCGTCCGCGGTACGTCGAGGGCCCGGCCTCGCAGACCGACGAGGACGCGCTCACCCGGCAAATTCTCCCCCAGGTGGCGGCGAATTATGACGTGCATTTTGCCGGCGCCGAGCGGGTCGCGGGCCGGCCGACCCGCATCGTCGAGATCCAGGGCAAGCTGCCCGGCCGGCCCCGTCTCCGACTGTGGATCGATGCGCAGACGCGCCTCATTCTGCGCCTGGAGCGGTACGGGCCCGCGGGCGCCCTGCGCGAGACATCGGCATTTCTGACCGTGCAGCTGCAACCGGCGTTCGCGCCGGACCTGTTCACTGTTGCGATCCCGCCGGGCGCGCAGGTGGTGACCCGGCAGCCCCGTCAGGCGCTGACCATCGAAGAGATCTCACGCCGGGTCGGGTTCATCCCGCAGTTGCCGGCGTACCTGCCGCCGGGCTACCGGTTCGTCCGGTCCAACGTCGCGTCGATTCACGGTACGCCGACCGCGACGTTCGTCTTCACCGACGGCGTCGCGACGATGACGCTGTTCGAGAGCCGCGGCCCGCAGGTCGAAGGGGGTCCCGGGCAGCGCGTGCGCGTGGGCACGGCGGAAGGCACGGTCCAGGCCCGCGGCGTCGCCACCGTCCTCCACTGGAATGCGAACGGCATTTCCTTCACGCTCGTCGGCGACATCGCCTC
- a CDS encoding sigma-70 family RNA polymerase sigma factor: MTEAVSTLGGVMDAGSQAGEAGAHRLAAFEELLGRHLRNIYRVAFRLAGNADDAEDLMQEAVAEAFRAFDRYQPGTYFDRWVYRIMHRTHIDWIRRRRRRPEVSLDAPAADEGGPLLARFGDTQADPQHLTETADLDGPIQAALDALPPEFRTVVVLADIEGLSYDEIAAAVVCPVGTVRSRLHRAREALRVALRPWLAGRKGGAQR, from the coding sequence GGCGCGCATCGGCTCGCCGCGTTCGAAGAGCTCCTGGGCCGCCATCTCCGGAACATCTACCGCGTCGCCTTCCGGTTGGCCGGCAACGCGGATGACGCGGAAGACCTGATGCAGGAGGCGGTGGCCGAGGCGTTTCGCGCCTTCGACCGGTACCAACCCGGCACCTATTTCGACCGGTGGGTCTACCGCATCATGCACCGGACCCACATCGACTGGATCCGCCGGCGCCGGCGGCGGCCGGAAGTGTCCCTCGACGCGCCCGCGGCGGACGAGGGCGGTCCGCTCCTCGCGCGGTTCGGCGACACGCAGGCGGATCCGCAGCACCTGACCGAGACGGCGGACCTGGACGGTCCCATTCAGGCCGCGCTGGACGCGCTGCCGCCGGAGTTCCGGACGGTCGTCGTTCTTGCGGATATCGAGGGCCTTTCGTATGATGAAATCGCGGCCGCCGTCGTCTGTCCGGTGGGGACCGTTCGTTCTCGGTTGCACCGGGCGCGCGAGGCGTTGCGGGTGGCGCTGCGGCCGTGGCTGGCCGGCCGAAAGGGAGGAGCGCAACGGTGA